Proteins encoded together in one Deltaproteobacteria bacterium window:
- a CDS encoding proline--tRNA ligase, whose protein sequence is MRWTAAFIPTLRDDPADAEAISHKLLVRGGFIRQLASGTYSLLPLGHRVAKKIEAVIRSEMEKIGAQEFTLPALHPAELWKKSGRWDAIDATMFRLKDRHGADACLGMTHEEVFTTLAKELRSHRQLPQTWFQFQTKFRDEERPKSGLLRVREFVMKDSYSFDKDQAGLDRSFQNHFDAYRKIYERCGLETIAVQASSGAMGGSESVEFMAETDAGEDWVAACSACGYAANVEKATSLLPEVADPESVPAPEKFPTPGVRTIDDLARMSGGAAADRQIKTLVYVVDGKTTLVLLRGDHQLVLQKLIDGTGAREVRPAHAGEIRAALGASAGSLGAVGVSGVRVIADAALHGRRGMTTGANADDFHLRSVDVARDIAISQWMELRLVTAGEPCPMCESKLDVKKTVEVGHIFKLGTEYSETLGASVQAEDGKNIPIIMGSYGIGVGRLLAAIAERRNDANGLKWPVNVAPFEVAVTVLNPNEVATSEAGERLYDALTKLGVDTILDDRDERPGVKFKDAELIGIPVRVTIGPKGLAGGKLEVFFRGSGEKREVDVNKAADFVSESVFEGRRR, encoded by the coding sequence GTGCGCTGGACCGCCGCCTTCATCCCCACGCTTCGCGACGACCCGGCGGACGCCGAGGCCATCTCGCACAAGCTGCTCGTGCGCGGCGGCTTCATCCGCCAGCTCGCCTCGGGCACGTACTCGCTGCTGCCGCTCGGGCACCGCGTCGCCAAGAAGATCGAGGCGGTCATTCGCAGCGAGATGGAGAAGATCGGCGCGCAGGAGTTCACGCTGCCTGCTCTCCACCCCGCGGAGCTGTGGAAGAAGTCGGGACGCTGGGATGCGATCGACGCCACGATGTTCCGCCTCAAGGATCGCCACGGCGCCGACGCCTGCCTCGGGATGACGCACGAGGAGGTGTTCACCACGCTCGCGAAGGAGCTGCGCTCGCACCGCCAGCTGCCGCAGACGTGGTTCCAGTTCCAGACGAAGTTTCGCGACGAGGAGCGCCCGAAGTCGGGGTTGTTACGGGTGCGCGAGTTCGTGATGAAGGATTCGTACTCGTTCGACAAGGATCAGGCCGGGCTCGATCGCTCGTTCCAGAATCACTTCGACGCGTATCGCAAGATCTACGAGCGCTGCGGGCTCGAGACGATCGCGGTACAGGCGTCGTCGGGCGCGATGGGCGGCAGCGAGAGCGTCGAGTTCATGGCGGAGACCGACGCGGGCGAAGACTGGGTGGCCGCGTGTAGCGCATGCGGATACGCGGCGAACGTGGAGAAGGCGACCTCGCTGTTGCCCGAGGTCGCGGATCCCGAGAGCGTGCCGGCGCCCGAGAAGTTCCCGACGCCCGGCGTGCGCACGATCGACGATCTCGCGCGCATGAGCGGCGGCGCCGCAGCCGATCGGCAGATCAAGACGCTCGTCTACGTCGTCGACGGCAAGACCACGCTCGTGTTGTTACGGGGCGACCATCAGCTCGTGCTGCAGAAGCTGATCGACGGCACCGGCGCGCGCGAAGTGCGCCCCGCGCACGCGGGCGAGATTCGCGCCGCGCTCGGCGCGAGCGCGGGCAGCCTCGGTGCGGTGGGCGTCTCGGGCGTGCGCGTGATCGCCGACGCCGCGCTGCACGGCCGCCGCGGCATGACGACGGGCGCGAACGCCGACGACTTTCACCTGCGGAGCGTCGACGTCGCGCGCGACATCGCGATCTCGCAGTGGATGGAGCTGCGACTCGTTACGGCCGGCGAGCCGTGCCCGATGTGCGAGAGCAAGCTCGACGTGAAGAAGACCGTCGAGGTAGGCCACATCTTCAAGCTCGGCACGGAGTACAGCGAGACGCTCGGTGCGAGCGTGCAGGCCGAGGACGGGAAGAACATCCCCATCATCATGGGCTCCTACGGCATCGGCGTGGGCCGCCTGCTCGCCGCGATCGCGGAGCGCAGGAACGACGCGAACGGCCTCAAGTGGCCCGTGAACGTCGCGCCCTTCGAGGTGGCCGTGACCGTGCTCAACCCGAACGAGGTCGCCACGAGCGAAGCCGGCGAACGGCTCTACGACGCGCTCACGAAGCTCGGCGTCGACACGATCCTCGACGACCGCGACGAGCGCCCCGGCGTGAAGTTCAAGGACGCGGAGCTGATCGGGATTCCCGTGCGCGTGACGATCGGGCCGAAGGGCCTGGCTGGGGGCAAGCTCGAAGTCTTCTTCCGCGGCAGCGGCGAGAAGCGCGAGGTCGACGTGAACAAGGCGGCGGATTTCGTCTCGGAGTCGGTTTTCGAAGGCCGCAGGCGTTAG
- the ilvE gene encoding branched-chain-amino-acid transaminase, with product MKVWIDGRIVDGADAKVSVLDHGFLYGDGVFEGMRVYSERLFRCEKHMDRLEIGARCLGLALPGGREAMRALTLATAREYVRASGEQDAYIRLVVSRGVGELGVDPTSCAAPFVACIVDKIRLFTEAKLRSGITMITSSRRAPAPDVRDPRVKSLNYLNNALAKQEAKRQGADEALLLNTAGAVAEATVANVFAVRGGKLLTPPASDGALEGITRASVLEIAAALGVPAEERTLGRYDLVAADEVFLTGSGAKVVPVASLDGARIGRGEAGALTQKLMAAFDRFARDPENGTALS from the coding sequence ATGAAAGTCTGGATCGACGGCCGCATCGTGGACGGCGCCGACGCCAAGGTCTCGGTGCTCGACCACGGCTTTCTCTACGGCGACGGCGTGTTCGAGGGCATGCGCGTGTACAGCGAGCGCCTCTTCCGCTGCGAGAAGCACATGGACCGACTCGAGATCGGCGCGCGCTGCCTCGGCCTCGCGCTGCCCGGCGGCCGCGAGGCGATGCGCGCGCTCACGCTCGCCACCGCGCGCGAGTACGTGCGCGCGAGCGGCGAGCAGGACGCGTACATCCGCCTCGTCGTCTCGCGCGGCGTCGGCGAGCTCGGCGTCGACCCTACGAGCTGCGCCGCGCCGTTCGTGGCCTGCATCGTCGACAAGATCCGCCTGTTCACCGAAGCGAAGCTGCGCAGCGGCATCACGATGATCACGTCGAGCCGACGCGCGCCCGCGCCGGACGTGCGCGACCCACGCGTGAAGAGCCTCAACTACCTGAACAACGCGCTCGCGAAGCAAGAGGCGAAGCGCCAGGGAGCGGACGAAGCGCTGCTGCTGAACACCGCGGGCGCGGTGGCGGAGGCGACCGTCGCGAACGTGTTCGCGGTGCGCGGCGGCAAGCTGCTCACGCCGCCCGCGAGCGACGGCGCGCTCGAGGGCATCACGCGCGCGAGCGTGCTCGAGATCGCCGCGGCGCTCGGCGTGCCCGCGGAGGAGCGCACGCTCGGGCGCTACGACCTCGTCGCCGCCGACGAGGTGTTCCTCACCGGCAGCGGCGCGAAGGTCGTGCCGGTCGCGAGCCTCGACGGCGCGCGCATCGGGCGCGGCGAAGCCGGCGCACTCACGCAGAAGCTGATGGCCGCGTTCGACCGCTTCGCGCGCGATCCGGAGAACGGCACGGCGCTGAGCTAG